The Lutibacter sp. A64 genome segment TTTTGCAATACAAAAAACAGAAGATGAAATTGCATTAGAAAAGGAGCAAATTAGAGCATCATCAAAACAATTTTATGAATACAATGAGGATATTGCTTTACAAGTAAAAAACACCATTAATTCAAAAGTTGAAGAAGCATTAATTAATGAAGGAATTGATGAAGAAGAAAAGAATAGATTAAGAAATTTAGTTTCTCAAATTATTAATAATGTATACGAGTATGGTTATTTAGAAGTTACCACAGATGTTAAAGATGAGTTTCCGGTAATTACCCTTAGAAGAGGAAATAAGAGTCAAGAAATAGCTATAAACAAGTTATTTAAAACCTCACAAATTTTAAATTTTATTAATTCAAAAATAGGGAATCAACCATTTTCGCAAGAAGAAAACATTATTTTAAATATAATTTATGAAGAATTAAAACCCAATGTGAAATTTGACACTGAATTTACTGAAAGAGTACTGCAAGAAAATTTAAATAAAATTTCCTATACAAAAGGGTTAGTTTCTGAAAATGAAAGGATTATATTTAAAGGAGATATTGTTCAGGGAGAAAATTTAATAATTTTAAACTCTCTTAAAAGCGAATTTGAATCTCAAGTTTGGAGTAAATCTAGTTATAATTGGATTGTTTTTGGTTATACCATATTAGTTGCCTTAGCTTTTTCTATGTTATTACTTTTTTTAAGAAAGTATAGATCAGAAATTTTTGAAAACAATACCAAAGTAACCTTTATATTTTTTAATGTAGTTTTAATTGTATTGTTAATTACTTTAATTGTAAAATATGACGCTAAATATATTTACATAGCACCAATTGTAATTTTACCATTAGTATTAAAAGCATTTTTTGACGCTAGATTAGGTTTATTTACTCACGTATTAACAGTTTTATTATTAGGTTTTATTGTGCCTAATAGTTTTGAGTTTATTTTTCTACAAATTATTGCAGGTATTGTAACAATTTTAACAATTTCAGAATTACATAAAAGAGCCAATTTATTTATATCTGTAGCACAAATTACATTTGTATATTTTATTGCTTATTTTGCTTTTTCAATTATTCAAGAAGGAAATGCTCATAATCTAGATATAGATAAGTTTCTTTATTTTACAATAAACGGAGGTGCTACATTATTTGTCTTACCTTTAATTTATATTTTTGAAAAATTATTTAGTTTAGTTTCAGATGAATCTTTAAAAGAACTTTCTAACACAAATTCTAGCTTATTAAGAGAATTGTCTGAAAAAGCACCCGGAACATTTCAACACTCGTTACAAGTTGCAAATTTAGCAGAAGCATGTGCCATTGAAATTAATGCAAACTCTATGTTAGTTAGAACAGGAGCATTGTATCACGATATTGGTAAAATGATGAATCCAATGTATTTTACAGAAAACCAATCTACAAATGTAAATCCACATAACGAGCTAACACCAAGAGATAGTGCTCAAATAATAATAAACCATATTATTAAGGGAGTAGAATTAGCTAAAAAAAATAGAATACCAGATAGAATTATAGATTTTATAAGAACACATCACGGAACAAGTTTGGTGTATTATTTCTATAAAACAGAAGAAGCTTTAATTGGTGCTGTTCCAGATAAAAAACATTTTCAATATCCAGGACCTATTCCTTTTTCAAAAGAAACAGCAATTTTAATGATGTGCGACTCTGTAGAAGCTGCTTCAAAAAGTATAAAAGAGCCAACAGCACAAGCATTTGATATATTGGTAGAAAAGATTGTAAATAAGCAAATGGAGGAAGGACAATTTATGAATGCAGATATTACTTTTAAAGAGTTACAAATAATTAAAAAGGTGTTAAAGAAGAAGTTAAAGAACATTTACCATCTAAGAATTGAATACCCAGAATAAAATTATATAAAAAACCTTAAAAAAAAGTGAAAAAAGGTTGTGTAAATGCTTTTCAAATGCTACATTTGCACTCGCAAAAATAGGTTCATATACATATTTTTATTGGAGAGGTGCCAGAGTGGTAATGGAGCAGATTGCTAATCTGTCGACGGGTAACTGTCGCCAGGGTTCGAATCCCTGTCTCTCCGCAAAACTAAGATAATCATTTCGGGGTGTAGCGTAGCCCGGTTATCGCGCCACGTTTGGGACGTGGAGGCCGCAGGTTCGAATCCTGCCACCCCGACAACAATTGATAAATTTAAATGACTTATCTTATTTTTTGAAATAATGGTCGCGTAGCTCAGCTGGATAGAGCATCTGCCTTCTAAGCAGACGGTCACAGGTTCGAATCCTGTCGCGATCACTACAACACTTATCAAAAGGTGGTAAAACCTTGTAAATCCAATGATTTACAAGGTTTTGTAGTTTTAGGTCCATCATATAATTTGATATAAAAGGTTCACAAATCGGTCAACAAAATATAAATTCAAAAATGTTGACCGAATTTTAGCTAGAAGCATTGAAAGCACTAGGTTTTCTAATTTTTATCTAAAGAAATTAATAACTGAATTAAATCAAATATTTTAACAGATTGGTCAACAAAAAAGCTAATTTCTAAAAGGTAGTATTTATTATAGTTGATTTGACTTTCGTCTAAATAAAGTTTAACATTTAAAAAGACGATAACTATGAAAACTTCAACCACATTTTCAATCCTTATTTGGGTAAACACTTCACGTGTAAAAGATAATCAGGCAAAATTATTTGCTCGAGTAACAGTTAATCAAAAACGTGTTAGCATTAGTTTAAAAAGAAGTGTAGATATTTCTACCTGGGATAAAAGCAAATCTCAAGTAAAAGGAAACACTCAAAAGGCGAGAATTACAAATAGTTATATTCAACAGGTAAAGGCGAAACTCTTCCAAAGTTATCAATTCTTGAAGTTAGAAGGAAAGCTAATAACTGCTCAGGCGATTAAATCAAATTTTTTAAGTGAAGATGAGGTGTATAAATCAATGGAAGATTTAATTACTTATCATAATGAAAAAATGGCTTGTAAACTTCATAAAGATACAATGAGGAATTACAAATCAAGTCAGAATTATTTAAGGAAGTTTATTAAAAAGGAGTACAAAACAAACAATGTTTATTTAAAAGATTTAAACTATTCATTTGTAATAGGATTTGAAGATTTTTTACGTTCGTACCAGCCAATAGACCACCAAAGAAAAATTGGGAATAATACCGTAATGAAACATATTCAACGGTTAAGAAAAATGGTTACAATGGCATTTAAAATGGAGTGGATTGTTAGAGATCCTTTTGTAAAGTTCAAATCGTTATTTATTAAAAGTAAAAGAGAATTTTTGTCAGAGGAAGATTTACAGTTGTTAGAAGAATTTACCAGTTCAATTAATAGATTAGAATTAGTAAGAGATTTATTTGTTTTTAGTTGTTATACAGGTATTGCATATATAGATATTCCAAAACATCATACATATAAACTACAGATCAATCTTAAACTATTTTATTAATAGAAGTACAAATGCTTCAGCTGAATTCTTTCAATGCGAAGGTTAAAGCTTTTAGAAGTCAATTTAGAGGTATCAAAAATGTAGAATTCTTTCTTTTTAGATTAACCAGAATTTTTGTCTAAACACAACAATTAGGAATGATCCTTTATTTGGCATCAAATAAAATGTGTAAAAACAAAAAACACTGATAATCATAAGATTAACAGTGTTTTGGCTTGACCTATTTCTAGGTTCGTCGGGGTGGCAGGCTCAACCACCTTTTTGTACTACACTGTTAAACAGTTATTTATATTGTTTCCTGTAATTATGCACACCTAATTGCACACTAAAGTCAAAAAAGAACTATTTAAAAACAAAATTTGCTTGTCTTTCTTAGTATAAAGATACAAATTATATTAATAGTCTGAAGATTAATATATATGAAAGTTATTTGAATCCTTTCTTATGTAAACAAAAGATTATCGAATTGAATGATCTCTAATAAGTTGACCAAATAATTTTCAAGCCTTTCCATTTTGCACACTATTGATTTGCCTCATCGGTCGCTTTAGCTAATGGATTTCTAATAAAATATGTTAGTGAGATAGAAGATTTTAGGTTATTAATAATTATATAACATTATGCTAAAGTTTTAGTAGCAAAGAATGTGATGATAGAGTTTATAAAAATATTAAGTATTAAAAAAAGAGAGTTCTAATAACTATATTAGAAAGAATAAACAGCTTACTATCTTAAATCTAGGTGAATACGGTTTTACCGTAATTAATATTCTTTGCATCCATTTAATTTTGAATTATTGAATTAAAAATTAAGTGTAAAGGTGCATTATTCTTTAAAGAAATATAAATATGTAATTGTTGATTCTCAACCCGATGCAATTGTGGAGTTGCAGAATCATATGAAAGATTATGGACAGTATGTTTGTGTGGGAGTTGCAAAAAACAGCGAGGAAGCTATTCATATAATTATTGATAAAACTCCAAACCTTGTTTTTTTCGACCCAGAAATAATGGTTCAAGGAGTTAAAGAATGTTCCTTTGGTATAATTTCTGAAACATATCAATTATTAAAAAGATTACCTCATTTTATTGCAATGAGTAATTCTACAGCCCTATCCTATAAAGCTATAAAAAAAGGAGTGTTTGATTATCTTTTGAAACCATTCAATTATTATGAATGTAAAAAGGCATTAATTCGTTTTGAAAACACACAGCCAGAAGCGGAGATTATATGCATTAAATCTTTTACGGAATATAGATTTATGGAATTAAATGATATTATTTACTTAAAGGCTGACAATAACACTACAGATTTCTTTTTAAAAGATGGTACTATGGTTACTTCCTTTAATACATTAAAACACTTTGAAGTTGAACTCCCTAATACATTTGCTCGTATTCATAAAAGCTATATTATAAATATGATGCATTTAACAAAAATCCATTTTAGCAAATTTCAATGTTCCTTAAAGCATACCAATATCTTTATCCCTTTTTCAAAATCTTTAAAATCTAAAATGATGGAAATTAAAGATCTTATGATGAATGGGTTTATTGAAAATACCGCACAATCAATAAAATCTGCATAATCCATTTACCCCTTTAATTACGCTAATTACTAACCCCATCAATCCACTTACAATTCAATATTTAATTTCTTTTTATCTTAGATTTCTTTAGCATATTTTTGAAGTGTACTAAAAGATAAATCAATTGTTTTGATTTATTTATAGAAGCTTCAAAAACTTGAAATTAAGAATGTAAACAAATAAGGGAAAATTAGTTTTCATTTTCTATTTCAACCAATGTCAATGTATTCCCACATTGATTAGTTCACGTCACCCTAAAAATAATATCAACCCATTAAAAATGTTGGGAGGGAGACAATTGTCTAATTTTTTAAGAAATAAATAATGAAAACTATAAAATTTATATCAGTTTTAATGCTATGTAGTACGCTTTTTATCTCATGTACTAACAACGAATCTGATGAGGAAATGCAATCTCTAATTGATTTACAAAAAATAGCTGAGGATGGTGATGCTGGAGAAGATCCAATAGTGCTTTCACCTCCACCTCCACCTCCAGCTGAATAAAATAATAAATTTAAAACCTCTTCTATTATTGATGAGGTTTTAAATCTTTATGAAATACTTTTTGGTTATATTTGAGTTAAATTGTGCTTATTCAACTCAAATGTATTTTCGATTTTTAATTTTTGTAATTATTTTTTTTCTGGTTGGTTGTCGGTTTGATTCTACTATTAAAAATAATAATGATTCTACTATCAGAGCATTAGACTCCATTTTCTCAATTTCATTGAATAATGAATTACCAGATTCTGTTAGAATACATTCTTTAAAAATAGCAAATATTAAAATAAAGAATGTTAGCAATGATTCCTTAAAATTTAAATTATTATTAAAACTTGCTCATAATAATTTAAATTTAGGAAATGTTGAAAATTTTGGAAAAATAAATCTTAATATTCTTAATGAGCCCTATATGAAATTGGCAACAATGAATGATAAAGCCTTAGTTTTTGAATATTTAGGATATTATTATGGATTGAAATTTTCTCCAGACAGCTCATATTATTTTTATGATAATGCACTAAAATCATATAAGAAAGTAAATAATGAATCTTCTGAAGGAAGAGTATTCCTAAATTTAGCAACTATATTAAGTAGTATTAGAGACTATACAAGAAGTGAAATATATACTATTAAGGCAATTGAAAAACTTCAATACACTAATGATAATAGAAATTTGTATTTGGCTTATAACAATTTGGCTGTAATTTCAAATGAATTAAATAAATTTGATGAATCTATTGAATATCGCAAAAAAGGATTGAGCTATTTATCAAAACTTAATAATGTTGAGGAATTAATTTTGTTGGCATTAAATGGGATAGGAATTTCCTATCAAAAAAAAGGAAATTGGCTTAAATCTATTGATTTTTTCAAAAAAGCAGGTGCCAAATTAGCAACAAGTAAAAAATTGCCAAAAATTTTAGCCGCAATTAATGATAACCTTGCTTACTCTAAATTCAAATTAAATCAGACAGATGAATTACCCGAACTTTTTTACAAAGCTTTAAAAATAAGGGATAGCTTAAATATTAAAGATGGACAAGTGGTTAGTAACCTCCATCTATCCGAATATTATTTATCGCAAAAAGACACTTTAAAAGCAATTAGATATGGTAATAAAGCAAAAGAAATTGCTGAAGAAGCAAATTATAGTGAAGGATTGTTTAATTCGATTTCTTTCCTCTCAAAAATTGTATCCCCAGAAAAAGGAGTTAAATATCTTCAGAAATATGTAAAACTTTTAGATAGTCTTCAACAACAAGAACGAGAAATAAGAGAGAAATTCACTCGGATAGCTTATGAAACAGATGAAATTACTAAAGAAAATAAAGTAATTACAAAGAAAAATTGGTGGTTAACAATTGCAATAATTATTGGTTGCGCATTCTTTACAGTAATTTATTTTTATATAAGGCAACGTTCAAAAAATAAAGAGCTACTATTTAATCAAAAGCAAGAAGAAGCCAATGTTGAGATTTACAATTTAATGATTTCTGAAAAAACAAAATTTGAGGAAGGAAGTATTAAAGAAAGAAACCGTATATCTGAAGAGTTGCATGATGGTATTGTAAATAAATTATTTGCTTTAAGACTCCGGCTATTGTTGTTAAATGAAGGTAAAACGAAAAAAGATATGGATGTACGAGAGAAGCATTTAGAAGAATTACAAAATATTGAAGAGGAAATAAGAACGGTTTCTCATGAACTAAAAGTAGAGCTTTTTAATGTGGATAATTCATTTGAAAAAATGGTAAAAGACTTAGTGATAAAACGAAGTAATTTAAGTAATTTTGAATGGAATCTTAGTTTCAATATCCATAGAAAATGGGAAAGTGTAGCAAATAAAATTAAAATACATTGCTATAGAACTATCCAAGAGGCATTGCAAAATATTCATAAATATGCGCAAGCCACTGAAGTTGAGATTAGGTTTATAGAAGATGAGCAGCTATTACTAGTGGAAATTATTGATAATGGAATTGGTTTTAACCCTAAAAATAAATCCAATGGAATTGGATTGAAAAACATTGAATCTAGAATTTTAAAGTTAAATGGAACAATTGAAATTCTATCAAGTATTGGTGAGGGTACAAAAATAATAATGAATATTCCCTTGTAGATAAATATTTTAAAGAGCAGTTTTATTCTCATCTGTAATAATTATAATTTATTTGCAAGGTGAAAAAAGAATTAAAAGTTTTAATTATTGAAGACCATCCAATGATTCTGCAGAGTTATAAGGATGTGTTATTAACCATTCCTAATTATAAGTTTAGTTTATCAACAGCGGCCAATTGTAGCGAAGCAATTCGTTTAATGAATAAATCTAAATTTGAATCTCCAATTGACTTATTTTTAATAGACATCCAAATAGATCCTTCAGAAGATGGAAAAATAACTTCGGGAGAAGATTTGGCACTCTATGCTAGAAAGGAATTTCCTGAATCTAAAATAATCATTTTAACAGCAATAGATAATACAGAAAGATTAAAAAGTATTATCAAAAACACACCACATAATGCACTAATGATTAAAACAGATATTGTTCCGAAAACCCTCTTTAAAGCATTTGGCAGTGTTATGAATTCTAAACAATATTATAGTAAAAAAATTCAAACATTAAAAGTTAGAAGTCTGAAAAATGAAGATTTATTGGACGAGGTAGATAAAAGAATCCTATTCCATTTGTCAAAAGGAGTTAAAACCAAAGATTTGGTAAACTTTATAGATTTAAAACTTAGTATGATTGAAAAACGTAAAAGTGTTATTAAACAAATTTTTAATGTAATCGGAAGTGATGCTGAATTATTAAAGGAAGCAGAAAAAAGAGGATTTATTTAATAACCCTTTATTAAGTTTCTAATTCATTCGATAAAGTATTCTATATTTATTTTCATGATTACGGTTAAACCGTAATCAAATATTTATTTCAATTTGTAATTTTAATTGAATTATTTGAAGTAACAATCAGTTAAGAAATTTTCTGTTGTATCAAATAAGAGAAATATAAAATTATTGAACAAATGGAAAACAACCTCATTTATTTAATCACCAAATTAGCTAATAAAAACAATATTGTACTTGATAAAATTGAAGCAAAGGTTCAATTATTAAGTCACCCAGACTATCCAAGTTTAAGTAGTATTTCTGGACTTTTTAACCATTTTAAAATTGATTATTTTGCGTTGAAAGTTGAAACTAATTTTGAAGTATTTGAACAGGTTCCAAAAGTGTTTTTAGCTCAAATAGCTGTTAATGATAAGGGAAATGAACTCGTTATTGTTTCAAAAAATAAAAATAATGTTGAAATTATATTTAATAAAAATAAATCAGAAATTGAAAGTGTTGAAAGTTTTTTGGAGAAATGGACAGGAATCTTATTTGTAATTGAAAAACCTCAAGTAAAGCTTTCAGCAAGTAAGAGTAGAACTAAATATTTTAAAATTGGAATAGGAATTATTACAATGGTTATTTTATTTGGTACATTTCTTTACTCAAAACCATCATTGTTTCAGGTTGTTCATTTCGGATTATCTTTAGTTGGAATTTACATTAGTTACCTTATAGTACAACATGAGCTTGGGGTGCATTCTCAAATATTGGATAAATTTTGTTCAGGTCAAAGAAAAAGAACAAACTGTGATGCTGTTTTAAATTCCAAAGGAGCTACTATATTTGGTTTATTTAAACTTAGTGATGTTGGTTTTGTTTATTTTACAAGTTTAGCGCTTACTTGGTTAGTTTTTTCCTTTAATAACTTTCAAACAACTTCAATATTTTTCCTAATAAGTTCATTAGCAATTCCATTTACATTTATCTCAATTTATTATCAAAAAGTAATTGTTAAAAATTGGTGTCCGCTATGTATAACTATTGTAGGTATTTTATGGCTGCAATTTGCATCGCTGTTTATAATTAATTCATTTTGGGAAAGTCAATTTATAATTGATTCCAGTTCAATATTTCTACTTGCAAGTATTGTGGTTGTTGTTACCAGTTGGCTTTTAATATATCCATTACTTAAAAAAGAACAAAAATTAGAAAAATTTGAAATTGAGTACATTAAATTTAAAAGAAATTTTAAACTTTTTAATGCAGCACTCAATTTAAATGAACAATTAGAAACTGAAATATTTAATTACAATGAAATTGTATTTGGAAACACAAACAAAGCAAACATATTAAATATTATGATTATTACAAATCCAATGTGTGGTTTTTGTAAAGAAAGCCACGCACTTGTAGAGAAAATTTTGGAACAAGAAAATCCAGCTATTCAAATTACCATTAGGTTTAATGTTCAGGTAGCTAATAAAGAGGCTATAGGGACTAAAATTGCGGCAAAAATTTTAGAGCTATACCATAAAACTGATGAAAAAGATTGCTTAATCGCACTTTCAGATATTTATGGAAAAATGGATGCAATTACATGGTTAAAAAAATGGGGCGAAGCTTCTAGTTTAAAGTACTTAGAAACTCTAAAAGAGGAGAAAGAATGGTGCACTAGCAATAAAATAAACTTTACGCCTGCTGTTTTAATTAATGGAAAGCAATACCCAACTGCATACGATAGAATGGACTTATTATATTTTATAGATGATTTATTAGAAGAACAAACTATTGTAAAAGAAGAACTAATAGAAGTTGAATAAATAAAAAATCCCTAAAATTAATTAGGGATAATAAACAATATTCTCTCGCGAAGAATAGACACACTCTTGAGTGTCTCAAAATGTTCAGGGCAAATATAATTATATTATTATTTATTATGAAAAAACAATTTTTAAATTTAGGAAAAGCTTTAAATAGAGCTGAACAAAAACAAATTTTTGGAGGAGCTGATACTGGTATGACTGATCCAACTGGTTGTTCACAATTAGAAGGTTTATACTGTGATTGTCCAGCTGAGTCCCACGGTAATGCCGAGGGATGCGGTTGTCTTGATGATAGTTGGTGTGTAATGGGGAATTGTCACAGAGGTTATAATAATAGTGGAATGTTTGGTCATTGTCAGGCATAATAGCTAAACAACCTTAATGAGTTATATTTTTAAAGAATAGACAATTTCACCGAAAATATAACTCATTTCTAAATCCGTACTTAAAGACATGAAAAAAATAACAATTATTCTACTAATATTAATTACAGGCTGTAATTCTACAACAAAAAAAGTTTCACCTATTTATAATTATTCTATTGATGCCACTATTAAAGGTTTTAAAGAAAATACGATGGTATATTTGTATAAAGCAGATATAAAAATTACCAATCCTAAACCTTTGGACTCGGCAAATATTATTGATGGGAAATTTAAATTTCAAGGAAATATTGAAGAGCCATTTTTAGCAATGCTATATTTTAGGGACGATGTAAATTCAAGAACACCTAGTCTAACATTTTGGATGGATTTTAGTGATATGGTAATAAATGCAAATCTTAACAGTTTTAACAGTGATTTTGTAAGATTAAATAATGAGCAATTAAAAGGGTCATATTTAAGTGAACTTAATAATGAAATTAAAAGTAGAAGAGATTCTTTGAATAAAGCAGGGCAAAGAAGCAAAATTTATGATGAATCTATAAATTTTATATTTAAAAACCCAAACAATTATTATTCAGTTTGGGAAGCTTATAATTTTAGAACTTCACTTCTGCAAAGAAATCTACTTCAAAAATATTATGATACCATAGATGAAAAATTTAAAAACTCTATTAACGGCAAGCTTATTAAAGAGTTACTTGATTCAAAAAAAATAGTGGTTGGAGAACATTTTACAGATATTATTGCTAAGGATTTGGACAATAAACCTATAAAACTCTCAGATTTTAAAGGTAAAGTGATTTTACTTGATTTTTGGAGTACCAATTGTCAGCCGTGCCGTAAACAAATACGGGATGAATTTCCAATTTTAAAAGAAAAATATAATAAAGAAGACTTTGTAATTGTAAATTACTCTTTAGATACCGATTATAATACTTGGAGAAAAACAAGCATTTCTGATGGTATAGACTGGATAAATATAGCTGATTTAAAAGGTTATAAAAGTACAAATGTTTTAAACTATCAAGTTAGATCAATTCCAAAATCAATAATTATTGATAAAGAAGGAATTATACAACATATTAAATTAGGTTATAAGGCAGGTACGCTGGAAAAAGAGTTAGATAAGTTACTATAAAACTAAACGAAAAAATCCCTAAAATAAATTAGGGATAATAAACAATATTCTCTCGCGAAGAATAGACACAAACCTTGAGTGTCTTTAAATGTTCAAGGCAAATATAATTATAAAAATTATTTATTATGAAAAAACAATTTTTAAATTTAGGAAAAGCTTTAAATAAAACAGAGCAAAGAAGTGTTAATGGGGGCATTAGTAGTGTTCATGAAATGTGCAAAGGTGATATGGGTGATTATAATTACGGAAGTGGTTGTATATGTGTAAATGACAACGATTGTGTTATGGGTAGTTGTCAGAAACCTTTTGACAGAGGTGCAACATGGGGTCTTTGTGCATAAATTATTTAACTGCAGGGAAGTTTATTAAACTTCCCTGCAGTTATTAAAATGTATTTTGTGTTATAATAAAAAAACAGATTAAGGTATAGTAATAAATGATTAAAAGTATGGAAAAAATAATTGTATTTATATGTTTAATAGTAGTCAACTATAGTTATAGTCAAGATGGTAAATCAAATTATCAGAAAAATAATTCATTTAAACTAACAGCGAGTATTCAAAACCTAAAAGATAGTTTATGGGTTGGTTTAACTAAAATGGATAGACGAAATTTCTACTCAGAAATTATAGATTCAACGATGTCAATAAACGGCTCATTCAAATTTCAAGGTAAGTTAATTAGTCCTAGTGAGTATATGATTGACATAATCGATTATGAGAAAAGAGAAATAAAAAGACTTTATTTATGGTTAGAAAATAGCGAAATTACAATTATAGGGAATTATAATGATTTTGAAAATGCTC includes the following:
- a CDS encoding HD family phosphohydrolase — its product is MKKIINKLLVNHSLIYKLFLYIATITLVVYLFPKGGQFKYEFQKGKPWEYENYYAPFDFAIQKTEDEIALEKEQIRASSKQFYEYNEDIALQVKNTINSKVEEALINEGIDEEEKNRLRNLVSQIINNVYEYGYLEVTTDVKDEFPVITLRRGNKSQEIAINKLFKTSQILNFINSKIGNQPFSQEENIILNIIYEELKPNVKFDTEFTERVLQENLNKISYTKGLVSENERIIFKGDIVQGENLIILNSLKSEFESQVWSKSSYNWIVFGYTILVALAFSMLLLFLRKYRSEIFENNTKVTFIFFNVVLIVLLITLIVKYDAKYIYIAPIVILPLVLKAFFDARLGLFTHVLTVLLLGFIVPNSFEFIFLQIIAGIVTILTISELHKRANLFISVAQITFVYFIAYFAFSIIQEGNAHNLDIDKFLYFTINGGATLFVLPLIYIFEKLFSLVSDESLKELSNTNSSLLRELSEKAPGTFQHSLQVANLAEACAIEINANSMLVRTGALYHDIGKMMNPMYFTENQSTNVNPHNELTPRDSAQIIINHIIKGVELAKKNRIPDRIIDFIRTHHGTSLVYYFYKTEEALIGAVPDKKHFQYPGPIPFSKETAILMMCDSVEAASKSIKEPTAQAFDILVEKIVNKQMEEGQFMNADITFKELQIIKKVLKKKLKNIYHLRIEYPE
- a CDS encoding site-specific integrase; the encoded protein is MKTSTTFSILIWVNTSRVKDNQAKLFARVTVNQKRVSISLKRSVDISTWDKSKSQVKGNTQKARITNSYIQQVKAKLFQSYQFLKLEGKLITAQAIKSNFLSEDEVYKSMEDLITYHNEKMACKLHKDTMRNYKSSQNYLRKFIKKEYKTNNVYLKDLNYSFVIGFEDFLRSYQPIDHQRKIGNNTVMKHIQRLRKMVTMAFKMEWIVRDPFVKFKSLFIKSKREFLSEEDLQLLEEFTSSINRLELVRDLFVFSCYTGIAYIDIPKHHTYKLQINLKLFY
- a CDS encoding LytR/AlgR family response regulator transcription factor, coding for MHYSLKKYKYVIVDSQPDAIVELQNHMKDYGQYVCVGVAKNSEEAIHIIIDKTPNLVFFDPEIMVQGVKECSFGIISETYQLLKRLPHFIAMSNSTALSYKAIKKGVFDYLLKPFNYYECKKALIRFENTQPEAEIICIKSFTEYRFMELNDIIYLKADNNTTDFFLKDGTMVTSFNTLKHFEVELPNTFARIHKSYIINMMHLTKIHFSKFQCSLKHTNIFIPFSKSLKSKMMEIKDLMMNGFIENTAQSIKSA
- a CDS encoding tetratricopeptide repeat-containing sensor histidine kinase, which gives rise to MKYFLVIFELNCAYSTQMYFRFLIFVIIFFLVGCRFDSTIKNNNDSTIRALDSIFSISLNNELPDSVRIHSLKIANIKIKNVSNDSLKFKLLLKLAHNNLNLGNVENFGKINLNILNEPYMKLATMNDKALVFEYLGYYYGLKFSPDSSYYFYDNALKSYKKVNNESSEGRVFLNLATILSSIRDYTRSEIYTIKAIEKLQYTNDNRNLYLAYNNLAVISNELNKFDESIEYRKKGLSYLSKLNNVEELILLALNGIGISYQKKGNWLKSIDFFKKAGAKLATSKKLPKILAAINDNLAYSKFKLNQTDELPELFYKALKIRDSLNIKDGQVVSNLHLSEYYLSQKDTLKAIRYGNKAKEIAEEANYSEGLFNSISFLSKIVSPEKGVKYLQKYVKLLDSLQQQEREIREKFTRIAYETDEITKENKVITKKNWWLTIAIIIGCAFFTVIYFYIRQRSKNKELLFNQKQEEANVEIYNLMISEKTKFEEGSIKERNRISEELHDGIVNKLFALRLRLLLLNEGKTKKDMDVREKHLEELQNIEEEIRTVSHELKVELFNVDNSFEKMVKDLVIKRSNLSNFEWNLSFNIHRKWESVANKIKIHCYRTIQEALQNIHKYAQATEVEIRFIEDEQLLLVEIIDNGIGFNPKNKSNGIGLKNIESRILKLNGTIEILSSIGEGTKIIMNIPL
- a CDS encoding response regulator, which translates into the protein MKKELKVLIIEDHPMILQSYKDVLLTIPNYKFSLSTAANCSEAIRLMNKSKFESPIDLFLIDIQIDPSEDGKITSGEDLALYARKEFPESKIIILTAIDNTERLKSIIKNTPHNALMIKTDIVPKTLFKAFGSVMNSKQYYSKKIQTLKVRSLKNEDLLDEVDKRILFHLSKGVKTKDLVNFIDLKLSMIEKRKSVIKQIFNVIGSDAELLKEAEKRGFI
- a CDS encoding vitamin K epoxide reductase family protein, producing MENNLIYLITKLANKNNIVLDKIEAKVQLLSHPDYPSLSSISGLFNHFKIDYFALKVETNFEVFEQVPKVFLAQIAVNDKGNELVIVSKNKNNVEIIFNKNKSEIESVESFLEKWTGILFVIEKPQVKLSASKSRTKYFKIGIGIITMVILFGTFLYSKPSLFQVVHFGLSLVGIYISYLIVQHELGVHSQILDKFCSGQRKRTNCDAVLNSKGATIFGLFKLSDVGFVYFTSLALTWLVFSFNNFQTTSIFFLISSLAIPFTFISIYYQKVIVKNWCPLCITIVGILWLQFASLFIINSFWESQFIIDSSSIFLLASIVVVVTSWLLIYPLLKKEQKLEKFEIEYIKFKRNFKLFNAALNLNEQLETEIFNYNEIVFGNTNKANILNIMIITNPMCGFCKESHALVEKILEQENPAIQITIRFNVQVANKEAIGTKIAAKILELYHKTDEKDCLIALSDIYGKMDAITWLKKWGEASSLKYLETLKEEKEWCTSNKINFTPAVLINGKQYPTAYDRMDLLYFIDDLLEEQTIVKEELIEVE
- a CDS encoding TlpA disulfide reductase family protein; translated protein: MKKITIILLILITGCNSTTKKVSPIYNYSIDATIKGFKENTMVYLYKADIKITNPKPLDSANIIDGKFKFQGNIEEPFLAMLYFRDDVNSRTPSLTFWMDFSDMVINANLNSFNSDFVRLNNEQLKGSYLSELNNEIKSRRDSLNKAGQRSKIYDESINFIFKNPNNYYSVWEAYNFRTSLLQRNLLQKYYDTIDEKFKNSINGKLIKELLDSKKIVVGEHFTDIIAKDLDNKPIKLSDFKGKVILLDFWSTNCQPCRKQIRDEFPILKEKYNKEDFVIVNYSLDTDYNTWRKTSISDGIDWINIADLKGYKSTNVLNYQVRSIPKSIIIDKEGIIQHIKLGYKAGTLEKELDKLL